GTGACCGTGGACCCGGGCACGGTGCAGATGACGCGATCTGCCGCGCCGCCGCCGTTCCCCGAGCCGTTGCACTGCGTGACGTCGGCGTCGGTGGTCGCCGACTCGGGTGAGCACAGCGTGCCGCCCGCGGCGCCGTCGGTCGCGGATCCGATGCACTGGTTGACGGTCGCGGCGGTGGTGGTGCTGTCCCCGACGAGGTTGTTGGTGATGTCCACGGAGCAGATGAGGTTGCTGCCGCCGCCGTTCGCGACGTCGTTGCACTGCTGGACCGAGGTGATGATGATCCCCTCGCGCTGGGACACGTTCGTCGTGCAGAGGGGCACGGTGCCCGCGGCGCCCGTGCACGCTCGCGTGGTGACCGTCGAGGATCCGGTCTGCGTCGCGACGTCCAACTCGTTCACGACGGTCACGTCGCATTCGACCTGGTTGCCGCCCCCGTTGGGTACGTCGTTGCACTGGGCCGTGGTCGTGGGGGACACGGCGGCGGATGCGGACTGCATCTGGCCGGTCATCCCGGCGACGGCGACGAGGGCGATGAGCGCCGCTCCCGCCGACGCGGCGATGCGCGTGCGGAGGGCATGGCGGCGGCGGGTGGCGGGCTGGGCGTTCCCGGGTCTTGCGAGGTGTCTCGGCACGGTGCTCCTTCTTCCCCGCCAGGATGCTCGCGCCGTCGCGACGGACCCGCGACGGGAGCGTGACGCGCGCGTGACACGCGGCGCGCCGAGGTCGCGCATCCCCGTATACCGGGAGCAGCGGAATTCATTACGGAGTGCCCGCCTACGACGACGAGGGCCGATCCTGTGGCGGATCGGCCCTCGTCGTCGTGCTCGCGCGCGGATCGCGCGCCGTATCGCCCTACTTGTTGGCGCGGTATTCCTCGAGCAGGTCCGCGGAGATGCGTCCGCGCTCGGAGACCTTGTGGCCGTGCTCGCGCAGCCATTCGCGCGCGGCGCCGAGGTCCTCCTTCGGGGCGCTCGAGGACGAGCGGCGCGGGCTGGAGGAACGGCCGGTGGAGGCGCGGCCGACGCGGCGCGCGCGGTCGACGTAGGTGTCCAGCGCCTCGCGCAGCTTGGCGGCGTTCGCGTCGCTCAGATCGATCTCGTAGTTCACGCCGTCGAGGGCGAAGGGGACGGTCTCGCCCTTTCCCTCTTCGATGACGACGCCGTCGATGTCGTCGACGAGCGTGGTGACAACCTTGCGAGCCACGTCTGTTCCTCTCCTTGCAGATGGTGCATCAGATGATGCGGTGATCCACACGATACCTGTTCTCCGCGGCATTTCCGACATCGTGCGGAAGTCGGGTCGATAAACGCGGTGAATGCCCGTCCATTGTCCGGCTGAGCGTTCCGCGGCATGCGCATCCGGATTGCACACCGGCACCGGCGCCCATTCCGCAGCGATTAGCGGTGATGCCGGTCGACGGGAGCATGCATTCCGCGATGGCGTCGCCGAGAATCTCCCCAGGGGCGGAATTAGTCGCGATCCGAAATGGACACCGGGTGCGGACGCGCGAGGGCCCGCGGAGGCGTGCTCCGCGGGCCCTCGTCGGCGCTGGTCGGGTTCAGTAGTACTGGCCGTGGCGGTAGTCCCACGACGGGAACGACCGCGCGAGCGCCGACATGATGACGTCGACCGCGAGGCCGCGGCGGATGAGCGTGGGGTTCGGCGTGACCGAGCGCTCACCGCGCTGCTCCGGCACGAGGGCGCCGGCCTCGTCGACCATGGAGACCATGACGCCCTGCTCGTGCCGGCTCGTCTCGTCGAGGCCCGGCTGGATGGAGGCGACGTAGTCGTCGGCCGCGACGATCACGTCGGCCTGCTGCTCGATGCGCTCGCCGATGCCCTCGACGCGTCCCCGGTTGCCCTTGCCGGACGGGTTCGCGGAGCTGGCGAACGCGAGCCGCCCGCTCGCCCACAGGTGCTCGGCGAGCTGCTCCGCGGGGCGGCCGAAGCGGATCACGAAGCAGCTCGTGCCGCGGCGGTCCATGGCGAGCTGCTTCGCGGTCTCGTCGGGCAGCAGGTGCTTCGCGTCCTCGCGCCAGGGGAGGATGCAGCCGAGCAGCACGTCGGCGTCCCAGTGCTCCTGGTAGAAGGCGAGGATCTCGTCGTTCAGCACCGCGAGCTGCTGCAGCTGCTCGATGCTCGTGCAGAGCACCACGCCCGGCTTGTCGCGGTTGCGCTGCTTGGCGTCGAACTTGCGATCGAGGCCCGCGCCGTCGGTGGTCATCAGGATGTAGCCGACCTTGGTGGCGGCGACGACGAGGCCGCCGGGCGCCTCGACGGCCGTGGCGGCGCGCGGGTCGAGCGTGCCGTCCCAGGGGATCGTGCGGGTGGTGTCGGTCATGGGGGCATGCCTCTCGTGGGTGGCGGGATGGAGCCGCCCGGGCGCACCTCCGTCGGGTCGGGGTGCGTCGTGCCGCGAGTGCGGCAGGAGGGCGGTGGAGACGACGGTAGGCGCGGGGGAGCGGCGGCGCGGCTGAGCGTCCACAGGGCGGGCCGCCTCGAACGGGGGCTCCTGACGGCCGGTGTCCCTACCTAGCCTGGGCGGATGAGCGCTGCTGCCGGCTGGTACGACGACAAGGACCCCCGCTTCATCCGATGGTGGGACGGGGTGCAGTGGACGGATCACGTGCAGCAGAAGCCGGAGGCTGTGCCCGCACCCGAGGAGTCGGCTCCTGAGGAGCCGGCCGCGCTCGCGGCGCCTCCCGTCGACCGTCTCTCGAAGCGCGACGCCCGGGAGCGGGCGGCCACCGCGGAGGCGCACATCGCCGTCTTGGAAGACCTGATCGCGCGCCACGGCGCACGGTCGTTCGCTGAGATCGACGACTACCGGGCAGCAGCCGACCGCGAGGCGGAGGCGAGCCGTCGGACGGGGGCCGAGGCGGCTGCCTCGCTGGTCGCCGCGGCAGGCGAGGAGCGGGACCGGATCCTGGCGGAGGTCAATGCCTCGCGATCCCGGGCCGAGGCGGAGCTCGCGGCGGTCGATGAGGAGGTGCACGCGCGGCTGGAGACCCGACGGCTCGTGGAAGCGCAGATCCAGGCGGCGCGCGCGGAGCTGGTCGAGGTGACGACGACCGCGGACCTCCAGGGCGTCGGCCTGTTCGACTATGACCACCCGGCAGAGACCTCAGCGGAGCTCGCCTCGCGGCTGGAGGCCCTGCGGTACACGATCAAGAACGCGGTGCGGGACAAGAAGGCGGTGACAGCGACCTCCGGCTTCACCTTCAACGGCTCGGAGGCACAGGGGCGAAAGTTCGTCGGCGACATGTCCAAGGTTCTGCTGCGCGCTTACAACGCCGAGGCGGAGAACGCCTTGAAGGCGACGAAGGCGGGAAACCTCCAGACAGCGCAGACCCGCTTGACGCGCGCTGCGGAGCAGATCGCGAGGAGCGGCACCATGATCGACCTCCGCATCGAGGACGGGTACCACGAGCTCCGACTGGAGGAGCTGCAGCTCGCGAGCGCCCACCTCCGCGTCCTGCAGGCGGAGAAGGAGATGGAGCGGGAACGCCGGGCCGAGCTGCGCGAGCAGGCGAAGGCCTCCGCCGAGCTCCAGGCGGAGCACGACCGACTCGACAAGGAGCGCGCCCACTACGCCGCCACGCTGGCAGCGCTCGAGAGCAAGGGCGACCTCGAGGGAGCGGCGCGCATGCAGGCGCGCATCGACGACGTCGACCGCGCCCTCGTCGAGGTCGACTACCGCGCTGCGAACGTGCGCGCCGGATACGTCTACGTCATCTCGAACGTGGGCGCGTTCGGGGAGCGCATGGTGAAGATCGGCATGACCCGGCGGCTGGAGCCCATGGACCGGGTCGTCGAGCTCGGCGATGCTTCCGTCCCCTTCCGCTTCGACGTCCACGCGCTGTTCTTCGCGGACGACGCCGTGGGGGTCGAGGCGATGCTGCACCGCACGTTCGCCGAGCACCGCGTCAACCGGATCAACCTGCGCCGAGAGTTCTTCTACGTCACCCCGGACGAGGTGCTGGAGGCGCTGAAGGCGCACGCCGTGGAGATCGTGGAGTTCGCCCTGCACCCGGCCGCGGAGGAGTACCGGGCGAGCCGAGCGCTCGAGGGGACGGAGCCGGTGCTGGCCTCGTGATGGCTGGCCCGTGACGGCGGGATCGGATGTCGGAGCGCACGGTGCGCCATCACGAGGGCGAGGGTGACATCGCGGAGCGCCCGCATGCGATTCGGCGCTCGTCCCGAAATGGGGTCACGCCCATCTCCATGAGCGTGCATCGACGCCCGTATCGTCTGACCCACCGAGACGAGGGAGTCCCCGTGGAATTCGCCGAACGCCTGGCCGCCCTGGCCCTGAAGGTCCGCAATCAGCGCGACGCCATCCAGACGGAGGAGGCGACGAAGAACGCGTTCATCATGCCGTTCATCTCCACGATCCTCGGATACGACGTCTTCAACCCCCTCGAGGTGGTGCCGGAGTTCACCGCCGACCTCGGCCTCAAGAAGGGCGAGAAGATCGACTACGCGATCATGCGCGACGGCGAGGTGCAGATCCTCATCGAGTGCAAGAAGTCGACGGAGCCGCTGAAGATCGAGCACGCGTCACAGCTGTTCCGCTACTTCGCCGTCACCAATGCCCGCATCGCCGTGCTCACGAACGGCGAGGTGTACCACTTCTACACGGACCTCGACGCGCCGAACCGCATGGACGAGAAGCCGTTCCTCGTGCTCGACCTCGCGGACATCGACGAGACGCTGCTGCCGGAGCTCATGAAGCTCACGAAGGATGTGTTCGACCTCGATTCGATCATCAGCGCCGCGGGCGAGCTCAAGTACGTCGGCGCGTTGAAGCGGGCGATCGCGGCCGAGTTCCGCGAACCGACCCCGGAATGGGTGAAGCTCCTCACCCGTCGCGTCTACGAGGGCTCGTTCACGGAGAAGGTGCGCGAGCAGTTCACGACGCTCGTGGGGAAGGCGTCCAAGCAGTACCTGAACGAGCAGGTGAACGACCGCCTGAAGACGGCGCTCGGCGCTCCTGCGTTCCCGTCCGCGCCGAGCGCCCCGTCGGCCGACGCGATCACGAGCGAGGCGGTCGTCGAGGCGGACCTCGATCGCGACACGGAGATCGAGACGACGCTCGAGGAGCTCGAGGGGTACCAGATCGTGAAGGCCATCGCCTGCAGCGAGGTGAAGCCGCAGCGCGTGGTGCACCGCGACGCGAAGTCCTATCTCGCCATCCTCCTGGACGACAACAACCGCAAGCCCATCGCGCGCCTGCACTTCAACGGCAAGAAGCAGAAGTACCTCGGGCTCTTCGACGCGCACAAGGCGGAGACGCGGCACCCCATCGCGTCGCTCGACGAGATCTACGCGCACGCCGATGCGATCCGGGAGTCCATCCGGAGCCACGCAGGAGAAGCGGTCGGCGCCTAGCCGCGGCGCGCGCTGTCTCGCTCGAGGAGGAGCGGCACGGCGGGCGGCCTGAGCGACGGCAGATGGACGTCGGCGGACGAGGGTGCCCCTGGAGGGACTCGAACCCCCAACCCTTTCCTTAGGACGGAACTGCTCTTCCATTGAGCTACAGAGGCTGACCGGCCCATGGTAGCGGAGCCGCGCCCGGACGGCCGGGCCCGCCGGGTGCGCACGGCGATCGCGGGGAGGGCGGTGTCGTCGCGGCCCGGCGCGAGGGAACCAGTGGTCGGCGTGCCCCGCGGATCCGCGCCCGCGCCGCCCTGCCTGCCGGTTTCCCCGCCCGACGCGTCGTACTGTTGCCGGGTGTGGCGTGCCAATGAACGATCCGACGACGACGACGACCTGCTCTCCGGGTTCGCCTCCGAGCCTCTTGAGGACCCCCACGTGAATGCTTCCCACAACAGCACCAGCCCCCACGACCTC
The nucleotide sequence above comes from Clavibacter sp. B3I6. Encoded proteins:
- a CDS encoding DUF4041 domain-containing protein, with the protein product MSAAAGWYDDKDPRFIRWWDGVQWTDHVQQKPEAVPAPEESAPEEPAALAAPPVDRLSKRDARERAATAEAHIAVLEDLIARHGARSFAEIDDYRAAADREAEASRRTGAEAAASLVAAAGEERDRILAEVNASRSRAEAELAAVDEEVHARLETRRLVEAQIQAARAELVEVTTTADLQGVGLFDYDHPAETSAELASRLEALRYTIKNAVRDKKAVTATSGFTFNGSEAQGRKFVGDMSKVLLRAYNAEAENALKATKAGNLQTAQTRLTRAAEQIARSGTMIDLRIEDGYHELRLEELQLASAHLRVLQAEKEMERERRAELREQAKASAELQAEHDRLDKERAHYAATLAALESKGDLEGAARMQARIDDVDRALVEVDYRAANVRAGYVYVISNVGAFGERMVKIGMTRRLEPMDRVVELGDASVPFRFDVHALFFADDAVGVEAMLHRTFAEHRVNRINLRREFFYVTPDEVLEALKAHAVEIVEFALHPAAEEYRASRALEGTEPVLAS
- a CDS encoding type I restriction endonuclease → MEFAERLAALALKVRNQRDAIQTEEATKNAFIMPFISTILGYDVFNPLEVVPEFTADLGLKKGEKIDYAIMRDGEVQILIECKKSTEPLKIEHASQLFRYFAVTNARIAVLTNGEVYHFYTDLDAPNRMDEKPFLVLDLADIDETLLPELMKLTKDVFDLDSIISAAGELKYVGALKRAIAAEFREPTPEWVKLLTRRVYEGSFTEKVREQFTTLVGKASKQYLNEQVNDRLKTALGAPAFPSAPSAPSADAITSEAVVEADLDRDTEIETTLEELEGYQIVKAIACSEVKPQRVVHRDAKSYLAILLDDNNRKPIARLHFNGKKQKYLGLFDAHKAETRHPIASLDEIYAHADAIRESIRSHAGEAVGA
- a CDS encoding L-threonylcarbamoyladenylate synthase is translated as MTDTTRTIPWDGTLDPRAATAVEAPGGLVVAATKVGYILMTTDGAGLDRKFDAKQRNRDKPGVVLCTSIEQLQQLAVLNDEILAFYQEHWDADVLLGCILPWREDAKHLLPDETAKQLAMDRRGTSCFVIRFGRPAEQLAEHLWASGRLAFASSANPSGKGNRGRVEGIGERIEQQADVIVAADDYVASIQPGLDETSRHEQGVMVSMVDEAGALVPEQRGERSVTPNPTLIRRGLAVDVIMSALARSFPSWDYRHGQYY
- a CDS encoding Lsr2 family protein produces the protein MARKVVTTLVDDIDGVVIEEGKGETVPFALDGVNYEIDLSDANAAKLREALDTYVDRARRVGRASTGRSSSPRRSSSSAPKEDLGAAREWLREHGHKVSERGRISADLLEEYRANK